ATACTTTTTCATCTGAATTGTTGCGAAAAGTAAGTCACTCAGATACTTATAATGGAATGAATTCTGATCAGGTATTTTTGTCGATGACACAAAGCGCACAATTATGGATTGAAATTCCATTGATTTATATTAAGCCTGGAAATGATAGTATTCGTCACATAATAGGTGTTGATGTTAAAGATGCATATGCTCCTTTTATTTCTTTCTTTGATGAAAAAGGGAATTATAAATTAGCTAAATATTTAGATGAAGCCTATAAAGCTGGAAATCCAGATCAATTTGAAAAAGATTTTGTAGAAACTGATAAGAAAGTAAACTTAATGGAATCGGCGTTGAGCGGAAGTATTTTAAGAATTTTTCCAATTCCAAATGATCCAGGAAATAAATGGATTTCTTATTTAGAACTTGAACACGCTGGTTTAAAGGGAATGGATTCTACGTATACCAAAAGTATTTTACCACTTTATTTTGGGACTTTAGGACACGCTATTCAAACAAAAAACTATAAAACTGCCGATGAATTATTAGGAAGTATTGACGGTTTTCAAAAGAAATTCGGTAGCAAAGTAAGACCAACTGAAGATAAAATTGACTTAGAAATCGCTTATAACAAATATGATTTACTTCAGAAATTACCATTTGCGTATCTATTTGCTGCGATTTTGATGTTAGCTTTTACGATTCTTCAAATTTTTAAAGATTCTAAAGTAATGCGAATTTTGGTTAACTCGATGCATGTTATCATTGCAATATTATTCTTTTTGCATACCATTACATTAGGAGCTCGTTGGTATATTTCTGGGCACGCACCTTGGAGTAATGCTTATGAAGCTATTGTTTATGTGGCTTGGGCGACAATGTTTTTTGGGTTAGCCTTTGATATTAAATCAAAATTAACAGTAGCTTCGGCAGCGTTTGTGACAGCAATGATACTTGCGGCGGCTTATGCTAATTGGATTGACCCAGAGATAGCTAATTTGCAACCTGTTCTAAATTCGTATTGGTTAATGATTCACGTAGCTGTTATTGTGGCTAGTTATGGACCATTTGCTTTGGGAATGATATTAGGTTTTGTGTCACTTCTTTTGATCTTTTTTACTAATGAAAAGAATAAAGCAAAAATGTCTCTAAATATCAAAGAGATCACGTATATCAACGAAATGTCTTTGACAGTTGGTTTAGTTATGTTGACTATTGGAAATTTTCTTGGTGGGCAATGGGCTAATGAAAGCTGGGGACGTTACTGGGGATGGGATCCAAAGGAAACCTGGGCTTTAATCAGTATTATGGTCTATGCTTTTGTAATTCATGCACGTTTTGTTCCTGCAATGAGAGGAAAATGGATTTTCAACCTGATGAGTATGTTTGCCTTTATTTCGATTTTATTTACCTATTATGGTGTGAATTTCCACTTAGTTGGATTGCATTCATATGCTAGTGGTGAAGCACATTCATTAAGTTGGATTTGGTATTCATTAGGAACTATTTCAGTAATTGGAGCTTTGACATACCCAAAATATAGAAAGTTTTATAAAAAATAATTTCTAGAATATAATGGAATATAAAAAAGGGGTAATCTTTCGATTAGCCCTTTTTTATTTTAAGATGCATTTTAATTGTAGAAAATAGTAATCAAAAAAAACTTACAATTTGTCATTAAGATGTCTTTTAGTCGGTAAAAAATGTTTTTATTGGTTTTTGGCATGGTATTTGAAAAAGTGTATTTTAAATAATATTATTAGGCTATAAATCTTTGAAAGTTAGTACGTTATTTTCATGATTTGTTTACAATAGTTAGTTAAAAAGGTAGGCCCTTATAAAATTATTGGTTTTTTATTTTGTCAAAGATGCTCCACATGGAGCATCTTTTTTTTTTTTTTGATGATATCTGTTTTGGCTATTTTGAAACAATGCTAGCACCGTTTATTTGTATAAGGCATTGTTTATTAGGTTTTAATATTTTTTAAAGAAGTGTTTTTTGTATTATATAATATAAAACTTACTTTATTTAAAATAAAATGTATTTCATCGATAATATATTCATTTTAAGGATGTTGATTGTTTTTACTTGTATATTAGCATATCTATTCAAAAAAGGATAATTTTTATTGATTTGTAATTTTTTAGATTTAGTAGGTTAGGTTTAGGACAATAAATTACATGGGGGAATCTGATAAAAATTATCAATTAAAGAGGTTTTCTTTAGAGCCTCTTTTTTTGTTCCATAGTTTTGCTTCTTAATTATTCTAGAGACAAATTTTTTAAAATCAATATATTTTATGTAAGGCTGAGTCAAATTTAATTTGGTGCAAAAATAAAATAGGATTGAAATAATTCTGCTAATATTTTTTGGAGTTGAACTTTCAGTTTTAATTAACATTTGTTTCGTTAAAATTGTTTCTGATAACACAGATATTTGCTTAAATTTATATCAAAAAATAAACCATGAAAAATATAGTAGTCGCTATCTGCGCAATGTTTCTTTTTAATAGTCAAATTCAAGCTCAAGTGAAACAAAACATTTATCAATTTAAAGTAGAAGATTTATATGGCAAAACTTTTGATTTTGCTTCGCTGAAAGGAAAAAAAATAATGATTGTCAATACTGCTTCAAAATGTGGATTAACTCCACAATATAAAGATTTAGAAGCTTTATATAAAGAGTATTCTGCCAAAGGATTTGTAATTGTTGGTTTTCCTGCCAATAATTTTGCTTCTCAAGAGCCTGGAACGAAAGAAGAAATTGCCAGTTTTTGTCAATTAAATTATGGTGTTACTTTCCCTATGATGGATAAAGTTTCTGTGAAAGGTGCTGATATGTGTGCTGTCTATCAATTTTTGACTCAGAAATCAAAGAATGGATTGCAAGATTCAGAAGTTCAATGGAATTTTCAAAAGTATCTTATTAATGAAAAAGGAGAATTGGAAAAAGTTATTTCTCCAAAAACTTTACCAACAGACCCTGAAGTCATAAATTGGGTTAAAGGATAGTTTTTTTATTCATTCGGTTATATTATTTTAAAAGAGTTTGCTTGTCAAACTCTTTTTTGTATTACACTTTCAACGTGTTTGCTTTATTTCTCACAATGACTTTGATTATATAAATGCGACACTATTGTTTGTGCTTGCAAAAAAAGTGTAGTTTCTTTTGAAATAAAAAAAGGCTCAGCAATTTGCTGAACCTTTATAATAATAGTGTATGTTTTAATTTAAACCTTCCCTAAGGTATATAATTGCTCCATTGTTGGTGTTGGGCTTCCACCTTCTGGTTCTAAGGTTATTCCGAATGCTTCCGCATAACCAGTATCACTAACTTCAAATAGTTTTTGGTCATTACTATCGAAGTCTTTTAATAAACCAATGCTTGTAGGTGTCAAAACAGGAACTAATTTTAATGCCCAAACTTGGTAAACCATTCCTTTTGGAGGTTTTGGTAAACCTGAAGCGTCAACATAAACTACTTTTGTTTTTTTGTTCCAATATATTTTAGCAGATGAAGTAGGGGAAACTGCTTGTCCTCCCAAACTTACTACTGTATTTTTTGGATCACGAACTACTGCTAAACTAGTTTCGATAGTTTTGTTTTTTAAGGCTAATGAATCGATGGCTTTAACCAAATTATTTTTTTCAGAACTGATTACCACAACTTTATTATTGGTCTCATTGAGTTGCTGGTATTGATATCCAATTCCTAATAATAAAATGACAGCTGCCGCCCAACCTACATAAGTATATCTTGATGTGGCTGGCTTCATTTCAATGACTTTCCCGTGTTTCAATTCTAATTTAGCTTTAATTTTTTCATAATTAGCAACCGAATGAAAAGGCGAAAAAGTAGATGATAAAGCAACAATGGCTTTTTCTATCGATATTATTTCATCGTCTATTTCGCTATGTTCCTTTGCCAAAGCTGCAACTTCAATGTTTTCTGTTTCACTGAGTAAACCATAAACATACAGTTCTAAAATTCCGGAGTCGATATATTGTTTTGTATCCATTATAATTTTAAATAAAGTCGTAAATCGTTAATACAATTCCTGTTTTGCGTTTTTACAGTTCCTAAGGGAATGGCCAATTCCTCCGAAGCTTCCTGTTGTGTGTATCCTTTAAAGAATAACAAATCGATAATTTGAATGCATTTGGGTTTTAGTTTTTTTACAAATTCTTGAATTCCTATTGCATCAATTAGATGCGATAGCTTGTTGCTGTCGTCTAATAGATGTACGAAATTATCGGAGGAAAGGTTTTTTTGACTGTTATTAAAATTTTTAGACCTTAGTTTATCGATTGAAGTATTTCTAGCAATATTAAGAATCCAGGTGTAAAAACGTCCTTTGCTTTCGTGATAAGAATCAATGTTTTTCCAAATTTTTACAAAAACTTCTTGTAGAACATCTTCAGCTTCTTCTCGATTTTTCACTAATGTATTGATAACCGCAAACAAACTTTTAGAATACATATCGTATAAATGGGTAAAAGCTTTTTCGTCCTTCTTATAAATTAAAACTAATAATTCGTCTTGGGTCATAATGATGTGGATTAGTGTCTTAGTCTTACAAACTTATACAATTCCTTTTAATTACTAACATTTTTAATAATTATTGAAAATAAAAGAATTGTTTTATTTAAAATTAAAATTATTTTTCATTTTAAAATACTGATTTGTAGTATTTTGTAATATTTTTTTATTTTTTTTAAAACCAAAAGCAATCCGATTACGTAAATGCTTTTATAACTTTTTAAATTATAATATGATGAAAAAATAAAATTGGCATTAGGACTTTCATTAATTAGCAATTAAAGATTAGTTCTAATTTTAATATAACATATAACAAATTTTTTAAAAATAAAGTTTTGGCTGGTGTATGATGTAATTAATGTAGGATTGTAATTGATTTTTTATGATTGAACTAAAAATCCAACCCCCCAATTGATTTTAGGGCATATCTGTTTAAATGATGTATCACTCGCAAATTAATTACCATACTTAGCCATGGCTGGTAAGTTTTTTTTAAAATAATTTGGGAATAGTTTTAATTGTCTAGTGTTCTTATAATCAGATCATAATATAAAAAAATATAGATGTGTTCGGACACCCAATAGAAAATGCATATGTTCTAAATACCACAACAGAGACTTATGTTTATACTAATTAGTTGGGTGTCTTTGACATCGAAAAAAAACATAATGGATGATAATTTTGTAAAAACAAGTGATTTGATATGTAAAAAGTACTGTTTACTGTTGCCAATTGTAACTTGAATTATATTTATAAAAAAGGTGTTTTGTCTTTAGATCCAAAATTTATTTAATTTCAAATGAAATGAAACCCAATTTGACACCAAATCCAGAATATAAAATAAACGTGTATCAGTTGAATAAATTTATTTTACGCCAGGAAACCCTTTTACCTCAAACAAATAATTGCCTACTAATATCTAAATTTTAAAATTTATTTTGTTTGTTAAGGAGTCTGTTGTTACTTGCAACAGGCTCCTTTTTGTGTTTTCAAATTAAAGAAGCAATCAGCTTGCATTATCCTTAAAGACTATTTAAGATTCGTCTTTGGTTGTACGCACCAAGCTTATACCTGAAGTAAAAAAAACAATTCCTAAGATTCCATAAATAATTAATGATTTAATATCTCGTGTTTGTCCTGATGTATCTGTAAATATTACTGCCGCATAAATAAGTCCCACTATACCAAGAATAGTAAGTAATGCTCCGAAAAATCTCTTTAGGTTCATAATGTTTTTGTTTTAAGATTACATACAAATGTATTGGCATGTTAGCTTAAATATGTTACATATTTACTGTCGAAACTTATAATATTTGAGCTTATTTACTTTTCTTGTGCAATAACTTCCTTTACTGTGGCTTCGTAATTCCGAATGCTTTTAGATTTTTTGATATTTTTATGGACTTTATGAGGATTTGAAAATATAACCGAAAAATACTCCCATAAGTGGTGCATTTTTAATAAAATATGAGTTTGTCCCGATAAAGATTCGCTGTATCCTTCATATAAAGTGTCGTGAAAGGCGCTAAATAATTCCATTTTGTTTTTGGGATATTCAGTAGTGTTATTTTTTATCATACTTGGTAGAAAAGGGTTGGCGATTAAACCTCTTCCAATCATCCAATGGTCAATTGACGGAAAACGCTGCTGCATTTCATGAAATTTAGCCACCGAAGTAATATCACCATTATAATATAATTTGTGTTTCGTGTTGTCTATGCATTGTTGGAACGCATCTAGATGAACGCCACCTTTGTACAATTGTTTGCCAATGCGGGCGTGTATGGCAATGTTTTTTATTGGATAGGTATCTAAAATGGGTAAAACATCTAGAATCTCTTCGGTTGTATCATATCCCAAACGCATTTTCATGGAAACAATAATATCTGTTTCAGAATGTGCTCTATCCAGTATATGATTGATTTTTTCGGTATTACTAATAAGTCCTGAACCCATTCCGGATTTCGTAACCATTGGATACGGGCAACCTAAATTCCAGTTCAATTCTTTATATCCTAATTCTCTAACATATTTGGCAACAAATAAAAACTCATCAGCATCATTGGTTATAACTTGCGGAATTACTTCTAAACTGGAATTATTCTCAGGTAATAAATCACGTTCGTAAGATGATTTTATGACTAGTTTTCCGTTCAAACGGATGTAAGGAGCGTAAAAAGTGTCTATCCCTCCAAAATATTTGTTTTGAGCATTTCTAAAACGAAAGTCAGTAAATCCTTGTAGGGGAGAAGAGAGCAAAGTGAAATCCATAGTATTTGTAAAAGTGCAAAGATACTACAAAGTTATAAGTCGAAAGTTTATAAAGTCATAAAGTCGAAAGTCAAATTGGTTAAAACAAGACTTGATAACTTTTGACTTTTACTTCTCCAAAATCAATTGCATAAAAACGGAGTGTAACCATCGGTCAAATTTATACCCTGATTCTTTTATAATTCCAACCGTTTTGAAGCCGAATTTTTCATGAAAATCGACACTGCTTTGATTTTCTTCATCGATTACAGCGATCATTGTATGAAGGTTTTGTTTTTTTGCTATTTGGATTAATTCAGCTAGTAAAATTTTTCCAATTCCTTTTCCTTGATAATCGTTACTTACATAAACCGAATGTTCTACAGTAAATTTATAAGCCTCTTTAAACCGAAATTCACCATACATACCAAAACCTGCTACTTTGCCTTCGCATACTGCAACGATGACAGGGAAGTTTTTATTGATTTTGTCATCTAATAATACCTTTTGCTGATCATAAGTTCTAATATTATAATCGTATAAGGCTGTTGAGTTTAGGATATTATAATTTATAATATCTAATATGGCTTGTGTGTCTTCGGTTTTATAAGGACGTAAGGTGATTTCCATTTGAAAATTTTTTGTTTTCAAATTTAAGAAAACTATTTAAGAATACTTAAAAACCCTTGTAACTTAGTATCTTTGTTTCTTTGAAAATTATACAATGACGTACCCCAAAATACCTTTAGCACAAAGCATTCTTCAAATTTTTTTAGCCAAAGAAATCACCAACATTATCATATCTCCTGGTTCAAGAAACGCACCCTTAACAATAGGTTTTGCAAGTAATCCAGCTTTTCAATGTTATAGCATAGCTGATGAGCGTGTAGCTGCCTTTTTTGCTTTGGGAATCGCTCAGCAAACCCGAAAACCAACTGTACTTGTTTGTACTTCAGGTTCGGCTTTGTTAAATTATTATCCAGCACTTGCAGAAGCTTTTTACAGCGAGATTCCACTGATTGTTATTTCGGCAGACAGGCCTCAAAGTAAGATTGATATTGGTGACGGACAAACCATTCGTCAGCAAAATGTTTTTGAAAATCATTCTTTGTACAATGCCAATTTAACTGAGGAAGTATCTAAAGAAAATGATAGAAAAATCAATGAAGCAATTAATATGGCAATCGATAAAAAGGGACCGGTTCATATTAATGCGCCTTTTGAAGAGCCTTTGTATGAAACGGTTTCCGAGTCAAGTGTGAATAGTGAAATTTTTGCTTCCGCAAAAGAGCTACAGACAATCGATACTGCAACGTTACTGGAAAGCGCGAGTCTTTGGAACATAGCTACTCGGAAATTGATTCTTGTTGGGGTAAATGAACCCAATACAATTGATTCAGAAATTATTGAAGCTTTTGCAAATGATAAATCGGTGGTTGTAATGACCGAGACAACTTCAAATTTGCATCATCCAAGCTTTATAAATAGTATTGATACGGTTATAACTCCTTTTGCTGCAGAAGATTTTGAGGCATTTCAACCAGAAATTCTAGTTACTTTTGGTGGAATGGTAGTTTCCAAACGTATAAAAGCTTTCTTAAGAAAATACAACCCCAAACAGCATTGGCATATTGATACTTTGAGAGCTTATGACACTTTTGGTTGTTTGACGAAACACTTTGAATTAAATCCTAATACTTTTTTCAACTCCTTTTTGCCATTAAGAGCAAAAATTGAAAGTGATTATTTCAGTAAAATGGATGCGATTAGAATGTTGCGTAACGAGAAACACGAAATCTATTTGTCTAAAATTCCTTTTACAGATTTGAAGGTTTTTGAAAAAGTAATTCAGAGTTTGCCAAAGAATAGTCAATTGCAAATTAGCAATAGTTCAGCCATTAGATATGCTCAATTAATTCCTATTGATAGTTCAATTGAAGTGTATTGTAATAGGGGAACGAGCGGGATTGACGGAAGTACTTCGACAGCTATTGGTGCTGCGGTAGGAAATAACAATCCAACAGTTTTTATTACTGGAGATATTGGATTTTTATATGATAGCAATGCGCTTTGGAACAATTATATTCCTAAAAATTTCAAAATTATTTTAATTAATAACGGAGGAGGAGGTATTTTTAGAATTTTACCAGGGCATGAAGAAACTCCTGTTTTTAATACTTACTTTGAAACATCACATAAATTAACCGCAGAACATTTATCTAAAATGTATGGTTTGAATTATTTGGTAGCAAATGATGAAGCTAGTCTAATAAGTGAGTTGAATTCATTGTATGAACAAAATGACAAACCAACTATTCTGGAAGTTTTCACTCCTACCTTAGATAACAATGCAGTTTTATTGCAGTATTTTAAAGAGTTGGTTTAGGAAAACTAAATAGATTAAAATCCAAAAAAAGCGCCTGAGTTGGCGCTTCTTGCATTTTATATTTATCGAATTGGCTTTGGGAAAACAGCCAAACTTGGGTGCCCTAATTTATCGATTGCTTGAACTGCAAAAAAATAATTGTCTTTAGAGTAGGGTATTTGAGCCTGAGTATCTGTAACGAAAATGGCTTTTTGCCATTGTGATTCAGACGTACTTCTAATTAAAATTTGGTAGCCAAAAGGAGTTTTTCCTTCAGGAGCATTCCAAACCAGTTTAGAAAAATTTGTTAACTCTTTGACTTCAATACCTACATTTTTAGGCACTTTAGGTGACCAGGCCAAATTAGCTAAACTGGCTAAATTTGAGGCAGTTGTTTTTCTTAAATAATCGAAATCCATAAATTCAGGTAAATCACCATATTTTATACCATTTTCAGTTCTTAAATCTTGGTGTTGATGATCATAGTTTTCGTTCATTTCACACATACGTATTGCGGTAAATCCATTTTGACTAAATGGAGTGTGGTCTCCTCCACGCAAAAATCGATCGTTTCTGTATACTAATTCTACTTCTAGTTGAGGAACATATTGTTCCGTAGTAGTTTTTATATAGCGAGCTAATTGTCTTGAAGGACTATCATTATCACTATTTGTTGCTTTACGCATTTTAGCTTCATCTTCAGTTTCTAAATAAGGAATAGTTTCACTAAACACACGAACTTTTGTGTTATCACTCAACCGTGTACCATTTGATAAACTATTACCTATCATGTCATTATTAAACATAGCTAAAATATTCCATTGTTCTGTTTTGGCAGTGTCAGCGAGATGTTTTGCGCCATATAGTCCTTGTTCTTCACCAGTTACGGCAACAAATACAATAGTACAAGGGTAAGAACGTTTGCTGATAATCTTAGCAAGTTCCATCATAGCGGCTACTCCAGATCCGTCATCATTTGCTCCTGGAGCATCTGCCGTAATATTCATAACATCAGAAACACGAGAATCTAAATGTCCGCTAACGATTAGTATTCTGTTATCTTGTGGATCGTTTCCTTTTAATGTTGCCATTACATTTCCTAACTGACTGTCAACTGTTATTCTTTTTCCATCCGCTTTTACAGTGAAATAATCAATTTTTGACGTAAGTCGTCCATTTGATTCTAATGCATACTTGTCAAATTCTGATTTTATCCAAGCTTGAGCTGCACCTATACCGCGAGTTTTACTTTTGGTGTCACTTAAAGTATGTCTGGTGCCAAAAGAAACAAGTTTTTTAACGGTATTTTCTAAGTTTGTAGCTTTAATTTCAGTGACCATCTTGTTTATTTCAGGATCATTTAAAACGGTTTGAGAAGATAGAATAGAAGAAAAAAGGGTTAAAGGGATTAAGTAAATAATAGTTTTTAGTTTCATTTTTTATTATTTTGATGCTTTTTGGTTTTGAGCCAACTTTTCTAGAAGTTTATACTTCTAAATTAGATGATACTATTTTTTATTATAGTTTTTTAAAGTATTAACTTAATTTAATGGTTTCGATATTACTATTTATTTAAAAATTTTGAAAAGAAACCTTTTGATTTTGGCTTTTCATTATCAGTTGTTATTGCTGCTTTTTCTACTTCGTTTTGGATATTAGAAACTCGTAGTGTTCTAAAATTTTCTAGTTTTTTATTTAATTCATGTTTTAACAATTCGGTTTCTCTAGTGTTTTTCATATACATATTTTTTTTATAAAAATACTTTTTTTTTGTGATTTTTTTTTGTTTTTGTAATAAAAAAAAACTTAATTTTATGAAAAATATATGTATTTTTATACAAAACAATAATTTAAATGGATTTAAATCAATTAGAAAAAACAGGCTTAGAAGCTGCTTTAGTGTTTGATAAAAATGGTGATGTTGTTGATTCTTTAAATATAGAGAATTCTATAAATATAGCTGCAATGTCCAATGTTATTTTTACAATGTGTAAAGAGATGTTGGAAGATATGAAATTTAATGATTTGAAACAAATCGTACTAAAAACGGATTCAGGGTTATTAGTTGGAAATAAATTAAGTGATGATTTATTTTTAATTACAACTACGAATGATATTTCTAAATTAGGATTGCTTCTTAAAGTAATAGATAATTTAGTTCTTAAATTGTAACCTATTTAATATATATACTATGTCAGACTTTTTAAAACAATTCGGAGAAAATTTAAAAGAGAATATGCCTGGTTTTATTGCTGTTGCAATTGCTGAAATCAAGAGCGGGATTTCTTATTATTCATTAACAACCGTAGATTCTTTTGATCCAGAATTAGCATCAGCTTTTAATTTGGAAGTTGTAAAATCAAAAATGAATGTTATTGCCTCTTTGGGATTAAAAGAGAAAATAGATGACATTATTTTTACTCTTACTACGCAAATTCATATTGTGGATGTTTCAGATAATGGAGAGTATTTAATTTATTTGGCGGTAGATTCTTCAAAAGGGAATATTGGTATGACTAAGGCGATGCTTAATCGCTATAAAAAAGATATTGATAATAAAATTTAATTTATTATGCTGTAATAATACATTAAAAAGAAAGTTGATTTAAAATAAATAAATCATATTCTAATCGTCATTAAATAATAAAACATTTTAATTTAGAGAATATTTAATTCTCTATTAAGAGAAGACCTTAAGCATTTATGTTTAAGGTTTTTTTTTTTTAATATTTTGAATTGTGATGTTAGTAAGTATTTTGAATTGAAATACTCATATTTATTTAAAATTAAAGATTTCAATATTGCTGTAAAAGGAAATTATTAAAAATGGTATTGGGGTATCTAAATGAACAAATGTAATATTGAGGGCAAAAAAAAACACTTATAAAAAATATAAGTGTTAAATACTATTATGGATTATGTTGGACTAAGCTAAAAGGAATTAATTTTCAGCTTCAAATTTTATATTAAAGAATAATAGAAACTATTAAAGTTGCGAAAAATTAGGAAGCCTCTTTTTGAGAAAAAAGAGATTTTTTAATTTTGAGTTCAATGTTTTCTCTTTCTTCCTTTAGCATTATTGATAACCAATAGCATAAAACTAAAGCGGTAGAGCCAAGTGTCCCCATAAAAATCCAGTTTGCTTGATAGGAGTAAGCTTGAATGATTCCCATACTCGTTTTTGCACTTAAGATATGAGCAAAACTATAGCTCATTGTGAATACTGCTATATATCTTCCTTTTAGATCCATGTGTACTCTGCTCATTGCAAATGAATTAGCAAAAGGAAAGGTTAGCATAACACCGATAGACATTAAGCATACCATGACAATCAAAATACCATTCCAATCACTAACAAGCATTAGTAATAAGCTTATAGACATACAAAGAATTCCTAAAGAAATTATCTTAATTCTGTCTATGTTTTTCTCTTCAATATATCTTACTAGCGGAAGTTCAAAAAGAATTATAATTAAACCGCTTAAACTCAGTAATAAACCAGTTTCAAATTCAGTAAAATTAAATTGCTCTTTATGGTATAAAGGAAGTGTTGTAAACATTTGAAAAAATAAAATACCTGTTATCATTGTAATAAGCAAATGCAATAAAAAGGGTTTGTCATTAAGAATAATTTTATTTGAATTAATATCGCTTTTTATTTTCTTAAGTTTAAAAGGTAACTTTTTTTCTTTTACCAGTATGCTAAAAATTAAAATGGCAAGTATACAGGTTAAGCCATCAACCCAGAATAATCCACTATAGCCAACTTTCATAATTATTAATCCGCCTAAAACTGGTCCTATTAGAAAACCAGAGTTTATAGCAATCCTAGTTAATGTTAATGCACGTGTTCTAGTTTCTTTATTTCCATAAGTGTCTAAGGCTAATAGCATTGCTGGTCGATACATGTCGGCAATTGAAGTTAGAATTAAGATTCCAACACAAAGGCTTACAAATGAGGTCAAAAATTGTAAAACAATAAAAACGATACCGCTCATGAATAAACTAAAAATCATCACTTTGTAAAATCCTATTTTATCTGAAATTTTACCACTTAAATAAGAGCCAATTATAGAGCCAACTCCAAAGAAAACCATTATCCATCCAATTTGATTGTAAGAAAAGGATAGGTCATCCTTCATGTATTTGGAAAGAAAAGGGATTACCATAGTTCCTGCACGATTGAGGAAAGTAATAAAAGTAAGAATCCAAATTTCTCTGCTAAATCCTTTAAAATTAGATAAGTAGTTTTTAACCATGTTTTTTTTTTTAATTATTATATAGATTTGGGTTTGGGAGCAAAAGTGATTATTAAAAATATTACGTTATTTAATGATTTTTTTTTCACAACTATAAAATCTATTTTAATTTTCTAAAACAAATTTTAAGAAAATAAATATCGCGAATATTTTAGAATTATTATCAAAGTAATTAGACTATTTTTTTGTGAGGTCATAGATTTTTGTGCTTTTTTATAATTCGTAAACATACTAATTTGAATAATTAAATACTTACAAATTTT
The Flavobacterium sp. 5 DNA segment above includes these coding regions:
- a CDS encoding M28 family metallopeptidase, with the protein product MKLKTIIYLIPLTLFSSILSSQTVLNDPEINKMVTEIKATNLENTVKKLVSFGTRHTLSDTKSKTRGIGAAQAWIKSEFDKYALESNGRLTSKIDYFTVKADGKRITVDSQLGNVMATLKGNDPQDNRILIVSGHLDSRVSDVMNITADAPGANDDGSGVAAMMELAKIISKRSYPCTIVFVAVTGEEQGLYGAKHLADTAKTEQWNILAMFNNDMIGNSLSNGTRLSDNTKVRVFSETIPYLETEDEAKMRKATNSDNDSPSRQLARYIKTTTEQYVPQLEVELVYRNDRFLRGGDHTPFSQNGFTAIRMCEMNENYDHQHQDLRTENGIKYGDLPEFMDFDYLRKTTASNLASLANLAWSPKVPKNVGIEVKELTNFSKLVWNAPEGKTPFGYQILIRSTSESQWQKAIFVTDTQAQIPYSKDNYFFAVQAIDKLGHPSLAVFPKPIR
- a CDS encoding roadblock/LC7 domain-containing protein — its product is MDLNQLEKTGLEAALVFDKNGDVVDSLNIENSINIAAMSNVIFTMCKEMLEDMKFNDLKQIVLKTDSGLLVGNKLSDDLFLITTTNDISKLGLLLKVIDNLVLKL
- a CDS encoding MFS transporter — encoded protein: MVKNYLSNFKGFSREIWILTFITFLNRAGTMVIPFLSKYMKDDLSFSYNQIGWIMVFFGVGSIIGSYLSGKISDKIGFYKVMIFSLFMSGIVFIVLQFLTSFVSLCVGILILTSIADMYRPAMLLALDTYGNKETRTRALTLTRIAINSGFLIGPVLGGLIIMKVGYSGLFWVDGLTCILAILIFSILVKEKKLPFKLKKIKSDINSNKIILNDKPFLLHLLITMITGILFFQMFTTLPLYHKEQFNFTEFETGLLLSLSGLIIILFELPLVRYIEEKNIDRIKIISLGILCMSISLLLMLVSDWNGILIVMVCLMSIGVMLTFPFANSFAMSRVHMDLKGRYIAVFTMSYSFAHILSAKTSMGIIQAYSYQANWIFMGTLGSTALVLCYWLSIMLKEERENIELKIKKSLFSQKEAS